A genomic window from Methanovulcanius yangii includes:
- the moaC gene encoding cyclic pyranopterin monophosphate synthase MoaC, with amino-acid sequence MDPEFSHIKDDRVYMVDVTAKPDVHREATAQGRIYLKEETLQAIREGEAVKGNVLATARVAGVMAVKSTPALIPMCHPLPVGGVDVDFTHGDGFIEASVTVRTYGKTGIEMEALTGVSVTLLTIWDMVKSAEKDENGQYPSTRIEGIIVTEKRKGF; translated from the coding sequence ATGGATCCTGAATTTTCACATATCAAGGATGACAGGGTGTACATGGTCGACGTGACGGCGAAGCCGGATGTCCACCGCGAGGCAACGGCACAGGGGAGAATCTACCTGAAGGAGGAGACGCTGCAGGCGATTCGCGAGGGGGAGGCCGTCAAGGGCAACGTCCTTGCAACCGCACGGGTGGCGGGGGTGATGGCCGTCAAGAGCACCCCTGCGCTCATCCCCATGTGCCATCCGTTGCCGGTCGGCGGTGTGGATGTGGACTTCACTCACGGCGACGGGTTCATCGAGGCGAGCGTTACGGTCAGGACGTACGGAAAGACTGGCATCGAGATGGAAGCCCTGACCGGGGTTTCCGTCACTCTTCTGACGATCTGGGACATGGTCAAATCGGCGGAGAAGGATGAGAACGGGCAGTATCCCTCGACACGTATCGAGGGAATCATCGTGACCGAGAAGCGCAAAGGATTTTGA
- a CDS encoding RNase P subunit p30 family protein, which produces MFSTDATVHPYPAGDTSLRRFALELRSLGYDSAVATGIAERCEYEGVSFLRGTIIPGASMKEVIRAVREDRGASDVVMVCAGDMSFNRAVLTYPGVHVLKGVHAVHRSAFDHVAARSAADRGVAVDIDLTVMTCLKGVRRQRAMERLSDVARLSRKYEFPLTVSSGAHSLLGVRSVRAAIHLLSVIGLDDAEAAAALGGVRTVVDRPKPVEVIEW; this is translated from the coding sequence ATGTTTTCTACTGACGCAACAGTCCACCCGTACCCGGCCGGCGATACCTCTCTTCGAAGGTTTGCCCTCGAACTCAGGAGCCTCGGCTATGACAGTGCCGTTGCGACCGGCATCGCAGAGAGATGCGAATATGAGGGCGTCAGCTTTCTCCGGGGAACGATTATCCCCGGCGCGTCGATGAAGGAAGTCATCCGGGCAGTTCGCGAGGATCGCGGGGCATCGGATGTTGTCATGGTCTGTGCCGGCGATATGTCGTTCAACCGGGCCGTGCTTACCTACCCGGGAGTGCATGTCCTCAAGGGAGTGCATGCCGTTCACCGGAGTGCCTTCGACCATGTTGCGGCACGATCGGCGGCGGACCGGGGTGTGGCAGTGGATATCGATCTTACGGTCATGACCTGCCTGAAAGGGGTGCGCCGTCAGCGTGCGATGGAGCGCCTCTCGGATGTTGCGCGCCTGTCCCGGAAGTACGAATTTCCCCTTACGGTCTCCTCGGGTGCGCATTCCCTCCTTGGTGTGCGGTCCGTGCGGGCTGCTATCCATCTGCTCTCGGTCATCGGGCTGGATGATGCCGAGGCGGCGGCAGCCCTCGGGGGGGTCCGTACCGTCGTGGACAGGCCAAAACCTGTCGAGGTGATCGAATGGTAA
- a CDS encoding 50S ribosomal protein L15e: protein MSKSMYSYVREAWKKPDETEVKALLWNRMQQWRREGSVVRVERPTRIDRARTLGYRAKQGIVVARVKVRRGGRRKSRYIRGRRTNRMGMSRITAGKSIQRIAEERASRKFVNMEVLNSYWVGEDGRSKYYEVILVDGHHPAIKNDRHLGWMADPKQRGRAERGRTSAGRKGRGMRKRGKGTEHTRPSIRSNANKGK from the coding sequence ATGTCAAAATCAATGTACAGTTATGTTCGTGAGGCATGGAAGAAGCCTGACGAAACCGAAGTGAAAGCACTTCTCTGGAACAGAATGCAGCAGTGGCGCCGGGAAGGCAGTGTCGTGCGTGTTGAGCGCCCGACCCGTATCGACCGGGCACGCACACTCGGCTACCGTGCAAAGCAGGGCATCGTCGTTGCACGTGTGAAGGTGCGCCGTGGCGGTCGCCGGAAGTCACGCTACATTCGCGGTCGCCGGACCAACCGGATGGGCATGAGCCGCATTACCGCCGGTAAGAGCATCCAGCGGATTGCAGAGGAGCGCGCATCACGCAAGTTCGTGAATATGGAAGTCCTCAACTCATACTGGGTCGGCGAAGACGGCCGCTCGAAGTATTATGAGGTCATCCTCGTGGACGGCCACCACCCGGCGATCAAGAACGATCGCCACCTCGGATGGATGGCAGATCCGAAACAGCGCGGCCGTGCAGAACGCGGTCGCACCAGCGCAGGCAGGAAGGGGCGCGGCATGCGCAAGCGCGGGAAGGGTACCGAGCACACCCGTCCCTCGATCCGTTCCAACGCCAACAAGGGGAAATAA
- the psmA gene encoding archaeal proteasome endopeptidase complex subunit alpha, which translates to MQPMQAQMGYDRAITVFSPDGRLYQVEYAREAVKRGTTAVGIKCSDGVVLIVDKRVSSRLLEQSSIEKIFMIDEHIAVASSGLVGDARSLVDRARVESQINRVTYNESIDIETLAKKLCDHMQTYTQFGGARPYGTALLIAGVSEGVPRLFETDPSGTLLEYKATGIGTGRPAVMKVFDEEYDEAMGMADGILLGLRALHAATEGKFDVDTVEIGAIPNETGIFRKMTKDEVSEYTTKFEAATPDQSE; encoded by the coding sequence ATGCAACCAATGCAGGCACAGATGGGATATGACAGGGCGATTACGGTTTTCAGCCCTGATGGCAGGCTCTACCAGGTGGAGTATGCCCGTGAGGCAGTCAAGCGGGGAACAACCGCAGTAGGAATCAAGTGCAGCGACGGGGTTGTCCTCATCGTCGACAAACGTGTCAGTTCACGTCTTCTCGAGCAGTCGTCGATCGAGAAAATTTTCATGATCGACGAGCACATCGCCGTCGCGTCCTCCGGACTCGTCGGGGACGCCCGTTCGCTTGTCGACCGGGCGCGGGTGGAGTCGCAGATCAACCGGGTCACCTACAACGAGTCGATCGACATCGAGACGCTTGCAAAGAAACTCTGCGATCATATGCAGACCTACACCCAGTTCGGCGGCGCCCGTCCGTACGGCACCGCTCTTCTCATCGCTGGCGTGAGCGAAGGCGTGCCACGACTCTTCGAGACGGACCCGTCGGGCACGCTCCTCGAGTACAAGGCCACGGGCATCGGGACCGGCCGGCCGGCCGTCATGAAGGTCTTCGACGAGGAGTATGACGAGGCGATGGGAATGGCCGACGGCATTCTCCTTGGTCTCCGTGCGCTCCATGCGGCGACGGAGGGCAAGTTCGATGTTGATACTGTCGAGATCGGTGCGATCCCGAACGAGACCGGCATTTTCAGGAAGATGACGAAGGACGAGGTCAGTGAATACACGACGAAGTTCGAGGCCGCGACACCGGATCAGTCCGAGTAG
- a CDS encoding Rpp14/Pop5 family protein, translated as MVKPRPPTMRTNWRYIAAQIVPASFVPDPREVYYAIIDASTWMWGDVVTSAMQPAVIEAVAGRVIIRCARGHEDALEAALAAVTSVNGSRAAIHPVRTSGTLRALRREVPVPAPEEDGRMVDMKGESYRILSQSGQKVDLVKDGIKKQVSLYVTQEDLEEYNATNAGTDGI; from the coding sequence ATGGTAAAACCCAGGCCGCCAACGATGCGGACGAACTGGCGGTACATCGCAGCACAGATCGTTCCGGCTTCATTCGTCCCGGACCCTCGCGAGGTCTATTATGCGATCATCGATGCATCCACGTGGATGTGGGGTGATGTTGTGACCTCGGCGATGCAGCCGGCGGTCATCGAGGCAGTCGCCGGCCGGGTCATCATCCGGTGTGCACGCGGGCATGAGGATGCCCTGGAGGCTGCCCTTGCCGCCGTCACATCGGTGAACGGATCCCGCGCCGCCATCCATCCGGTGCGAACCTCGGGGACGCTCCGGGCCCTTCGCAGGGAGGTTCCCGTTCCTGCGCCTGAGGAGGACGGGAGGATGGTGGACATGAAGGGAGAATCCTACCGCATATTGAGTCAATCAGGTCAAAAGGTTGATTTAGTAAAGGACGGTATTAAAAAACAGGTATCACTATACGTTACTCAGGAAGACTTGGAGGAATACAATGCAACCAATGCAGGCACAGATGGGATATGA
- a CDS encoding ribosome assembly factor SBDS, whose translation MIPLDQAVVARLDSHGERFEILVDPDMAALIRQGEEIQIEDAVAALFIFENSSKAEKASEESLKKVFETTEFEPIALRIVKKGEIHLTAEQRKAMIEARRRKVVTFIARNAINPQTKLPHPPQRIEMAMEEARVNVDPFRNFEEQVKDVVKALRPILPIKFAEMKFAVKIPGDYAAKAYGEIAAATTIERDQWQNDGSWICVVRIPAGIQDEFYSLINRVSKGDAEVKILDQD comes from the coding sequence TTGATCCCTCTTGACCAGGCAGTGGTTGCCAGGCTGGACAGTCACGGGGAACGGTTTGAGATACTTGTGGACCCCGATATGGCTGCCCTGATCCGCCAGGGCGAAGAGATCCAGATCGAGGATGCCGTAGCGGCACTGTTCATATTTGAGAACTCTTCGAAGGCGGAGAAGGCATCCGAAGAGTCGCTCAAAAAAGTCTTCGAAACAACGGAATTCGAACCAATTGCGCTCCGTATAGTCAAAAAGGGTGAAATCCATCTGACGGCGGAACAGCGCAAGGCGATGATCGAGGCCCGGCGGCGCAAGGTCGTCACGTTCATTGCGCGCAACGCCATCAACCCGCAGACAAAACTTCCCCACCCGCCACAGCGTATCGAGATGGCAATGGAGGAAGCGCGGGTCAATGTCGACCCGTTCCGCAACTTTGAGGAGCAGGTAAAAGACGTCGTCAAGGCGCTTCGGCCGATACTCCCCATCAAATTTGCCGAGATGAAATTCGCGGTAAAAATCCCCGGCGATTACGCTGCGAAGGCATATGGCGAGATTGCCGCCGCCACGACCATCGAACGTGACCAGTGGCAGAACGACGGGTCGTGGATATGCGTCGTCCGCATCCCTGCGGGGATACAGGATGAGTTTTACAGTCTCATCAATCGTGTCTCGAAGGGAGACGCGGAAGTGAAGATCCTGGATCAGGATTAA
- a CDS encoding NAD(P)H-hydrate dehydratase, giving the protein MRGLQEFCETGVISAGRMRAVDANAMALGVSSLQLMENAGAGLAGVARYYGPDRVLVLCGRGNNGGDGCVAARHLHRECEVTVLVMGARGGAGAGQNAGIAMATAEGDRNLSVLASCGVPVIDVPCAENLPACSELFEEADVIIDAMLGTGSSGPLREPYATAVMMANRSPAPVLAADVPTAGIVPDRICAFHRAKSEGAAVIDIGIPIEAECCTGPGDLSLVLRKDADAHKGAGGEVLIIGGGPYQGAPYLAGMAALRGGADIVRIATPHLLPCPDLIVEQLEGGIIGPEHLSRLAGLAREADVVVVGCGLGKNSHDVVASLAPACKKAVFDADALRRPLPAAVECIYTPHAGEFARMFGTHLTNDIMERARAVRREAGPGVVLAKGPTDIVSDGERVRFNRTGTPAMTVGGTGDILAGLVGALFCRLDAFDAACIGAHACGLAGEACAGEGDGLAATDLLRTLPGVLYDR; this is encoded by the coding sequence ATGAGAGGGCTGCAGGAATTCTGTGAGACGGGCGTCATATCTGCCGGCCGGATGCGTGCGGTCGATGCAAACGCAATGGCACTCGGGGTGTCATCCCTCCAGCTGATGGAGAATGCCGGTGCGGGGCTCGCAGGGGTGGCCCGGTACTATGGGCCGGACCGTGTCCTGGTGCTCTGCGGGAGAGGGAACAACGGCGGCGACGGCTGCGTTGCCGCACGCCACCTGCACCGTGAGTGCGAGGTCACGGTCCTGGTGATGGGAGCTCGGGGAGGGGCCGGTGCCGGCCAAAATGCCGGGATCGCGATGGCCACCGCCGAGGGGGATCGGAACCTTTCCGTCCTTGCATCCTGCGGGGTGCCGGTCATTGATGTCCCGTGTGCTGAGAACCTTCCCGCCTGCAGCGAACTCTTCGAGGAGGCGGATGTTATCATCGATGCGATGCTCGGGACCGGGTCGTCGGGGCCGCTGCGTGAACCGTATGCCACGGCGGTGATGATGGCAAACCGGAGTCCCGCCCCCGTCCTCGCCGCCGACGTTCCGACAGCGGGGATCGTCCCGGACCGGATATGCGCCTTTCACCGGGCAAAGAGTGAAGGGGCGGCGGTCATCGATATCGGCATTCCCATCGAGGCGGAGTGCTGCACGGGTCCGGGGGATCTCTCCCTCGTCCTGCGAAAGGATGCGGACGCTCACAAGGGTGCCGGCGGTGAAGTGCTCATCATCGGGGGCGGCCCGTATCAGGGGGCACCGTATCTTGCCGGGATGGCGGCACTGCGCGGGGGAGCCGACATCGTCCGCATCGCAACCCCGCATCTTCTCCCCTGTCCCGATTTGATCGTCGAACAGCTCGAGGGGGGCATCATCGGCCCGGAGCATCTCTCCCGGCTGGCGGGTCTTGCCCGGGAGGCCGATGTGGTGGTTGTCGGCTGCGGTCTGGGGAAAAACAGCCATGACGTGGTGGCGTCGCTTGCCCCGGCCTGCAAAAAGGCGGTCTTCGATGCCGATGCCCTCCGCCGGCCACTGCCGGCGGCGGTAGAATGTATTTATACGCCGCATGCAGGGGAGTTTGCCCGTATGTTCGGGACGCATCTTACGAACGATATCATGGAGCGGGCGAGGGCGGTTCGCCGCGAAGCGGGACCGGGCGTCGTCCTTGCAAAAGGTCCGACGGACATCGTCTCGGACGGTGAGCGGGTCCGGTTCAACCGGACGGGGACCCCTGCGATGACCGTCGGGGGCACGGGGGATATACTTGCCGGGCTGGTAGGGGCACTCTTCTGCCGGCTGGATGCCTTCGATGCCGCCTGTATCGGGGCCCATGCCTGTGGTCTGGCGGGCGAGGCATGCGCCGGAGAGGGCGACGGCCTTGCCGCAACGGACCTCCTTCGCACCCTGCCCGGGGTGCTCTACGACAGGTGA